A stretch of Arachis hypogaea cultivar Tifrunner chromosome 15, arahy.Tifrunner.gnm2.J5K5, whole genome shotgun sequence DNA encodes these proteins:
- the LOC112751529 gene encoding protein ENHANCED DISEASE RESISTANCE 2-like: protein MISKEQSWKKNQQMKLTCLHFRVTYVVMIGIMLVIAGKFLMEITLESEASIFALTSPRFPPENICWILLLLIGSSLKDSKRMDHVAKRQGCATQVASEKGFFSIIFNLQVPGSTHYSMVFYFVTKELVPGSLLQRFVDGDDEFRNSRLKLIPSVPKGS, encoded by the exons ATGATATCAAAAGAACAG tcttggaagaagaaccagcAGATGAAATTGACTTGTCTTCATTTTCGGGTAACTTACGTCGTGATGATCGGGATAATGCTCGTGATTGCTGGAAAATTTCTGATGGAAATAACTTTAGAGTCAGAAGCAAGCATTTTTGCTTTGACAAGTCCAAGGTTCCCGCCGGAAAACATCTGCTGGATCTTGTTGCTGTTGATTGGTTCAAGCCTCAAGGACTCAAAAAGGATGGACCATGTAGCTAAGCGTCAGGGTTGTGCAACACAA GTTGCATCAGAAAAAGGGTTTTTCTCCATTATCTTTAATCTTCAA GTGCCTGGATCAACACACTATAGTATGGTATTCTAttttgtgacaaaagaattaGTTCCTGGATCCCTCTTGCAACGCTTTGTTGATGGTGACGATGAATTCCGAAATAGCAGGTTGAAGCTCATTCCATCAGTCCCCAAG GGCTCGTGA
- the LOC112751528 gene encoding pre-mRNA-splicing factor SLU7 yields the protein MATASVAFKSREDHRKQIELEEARKAGLAPAEVDEDGKEINPHIPQYMSSAPWYLNAERPSLKHQRKWKSDPNYTKSWYDRGAKIFQADKYRKGACENCGAMTHDAKSCMERPRRVGAKWTNKHIAPDEKIETFELDYDGKRDRWNGYDASTYARVIERYEARDEARKKYLKEQQLKKLEKSNQNGEEDAASDEDEEEDDLRVDEAKVDESKQMDFAKVEKRVRTTGGGSTGTVRNLRIREDTAKYLLNLEVNSAHYDPKTRSMREDPLPDADPNEKFYGGDNQYRNSGQALEFKELNIHAWEAFDKGQDVHMQAAPSQAELLYKNFKVMKEKLKSQTKDTIVEKYGNAADEDKLPRELLLGQSERQVEYDRAGRIIKGQEAALPRSKYEEDVYINNHTTVWGSWWRDHQWGYKCCKQTIRNSYCTGAAGIEAAEAASDLMKANIARKEAAAEDPTPTEEKKLATWGTDVPDDIVLDDKLLAEALKKEDQRKREEKDERKRKYNVRWNDEVTAEDMEAYRMKRVHHDDPMKDFLH from the exons ATGGCCACCGCTTCAG TGGCATTCAAGTCCAGGGAGGACCATCGCAAACAGATTGAGTTAGAGGAAGCACGTAAAGCTGGGCTTGCACCAGCTGAGGTGGATGAAGATGGTAAAGAAATTAACCCTCACATTCCCCAGTATATGTCATCTGCACCTTGGTATCTTAATGCTGAGAGACCT AGTTTAAAACATCAAAGGAAGTGGAAATCCGATCCCAATTACACCAAATCATGGTATGATAGAGGTGCTAAAATTTTCCAGGCTGACAAGTACAGGAAAGGTGCATGTGAAAA CTGTGGAGCTATGACACATGATGCTAAGTCATGCATGGAAAGACCAAGGAGAGTGGGAGCAAAATGGACAAACAAGCACATAGCCCCTGATGAAAAGATAGAAACTTTTGAGCTTGACTATGATGGCAAACGGGACAGGTGGAATGGGTATGATGCTTCAACTTATGCTCGAGTCATTGAGAGGTATGAAGCTAGAGATGAAGCTCGAAAGAAGTACTTAAAGGAACAACAGCTTAAGAAGTTGGAGAAGAGCAACCAAAATGGGGAGGAGGATGCTGCAAGTGatgaggatgaagaggaagatgaCCTAAGGGTAGATGAAGCAAAGGTCGATGAAAGCAAACAAATGGACTTTGCAAAGGTTGAGAAGCGTGTGCGTACAACAGGTGGTGGAAGTACAGGAACTGTGAG gaaCCTGCGTATTCGAGAGGATACTGCCAAATACCTTCTCAATCTTGAAGTCAATTCTGCACACTACGATCCCAAGACCAGGTCTATGCGTGAAGATCCTCTTCCGGATGCAGATCCAAATGAGAAGTTTTATGGG GGTGATAACCAATATAGAAATAGTGGTCAAGCTCTAGAATTCAAGGAATTAAACATCCATGCTTGGGAAGCATTTGACAAGGGGCAAGATGTTCACATGCAAGCAGCTCCATCCCAAGCTGAATTGCTCTATAAGAATTTTAAGGTCATGAAGGAGAAACTGAAATCCCAAACAAAGGACACCATTGTAGAGAAGTATGGCAATGCAGCTGATGAGGACAAACTTCCAAGAGAACTCCTCCTTGGTCAAAGTGAGAGACAAGTCGAGTATGATCGAGCTGGTAGAATTATCAAGGGACAG GAGGCAGCACTTCCTAGAAGCAAGTATGAGGAGGATGTTTACATTAACAACCACACTACTGTTTGGGGCTCATGGTGGAGGGACCACCAATGGGGCTATAAGTGCTGCAAGCAGACCATACGTAATAGCTATTGCACTGGTGCTGCTGGTATAGAGGCTGCTGAGGCTGCAAGTGATCTTATGAAGGCTAATATTGCCCGTAAGGAGGCTGCTGCAG AGGATCCTACACCTACAGAGGAGAAAAAGCTTGCTACATGGGGAACTGATGTCCCTGATGATATAGTCCTGGATGACAAGTTGCTAGCTGAGGCCCTCAAAAAG GAGGATcaaaggaagagagaagagaaagatgaGAGGAAGCGTAAATATAATGTCAGATGGAATGATGAG GTTACGGCTGAGGATATGGAGGCATACAGGATGAAGAGAGTACACCATGATGATCCAATGAAAGACTTCCTGCACTGA
- the LOC112751527 gene encoding putative disease resistance protein RGA3: MFHLCERIATTDKKAELMEWRQTSSVITQPEIYGREEDKERVVQALIQTCDTERAAVHTIVGLGGLGKTTLAQLVFNDDRIKKHFDLKIWVCVSEDFSLKRMIKAILDSASVSVSGNLDIDPLQKKLQQALQGKRYLLVLDDIWSEDQEKWDRLKNSLVACGSKVGSSILVTTRLTKVASIMGTLPPHDLSFLSVEDCWSLFKQRAFGLDEGENVELVAIGKEIVKKCKGLTLAAKSLGGLLRFKREEREWLYVKDNEIWTLPQDENSILPALRLSYLNLPLKSRQCFSFCAIFPKDAEIEKDELVHLWMANGFVSSEGTMTVEDVAEEIISELCWASFFQDIEKDYLGKVRCFKIHDLLHDLAQYVMGDVCCTVNDEMPIEHPKRIRHLTMGPCARNQIISACTFRSLRTFHFRQTNCALASTKILGPLESLRALDLGYVNVLNMLHFSLITHFKHLRYLNLSGTSIQTLTESTSSLCNLQVLNLSYCRSLRRLPAI, translated from the coding sequence ATGTTTCATCTGTGTGAGAGAATTGCAACCACTGACAAGAAAGCTGAGTTGATGGAGTGGCGCCAAACCTCCTCTGTTATCACTCAACCTGAAATCTATGGAAGAGAGGAAGATAAGGAACGTGTTGTGCAAGCTTTGATTCAGACTTGTGATACTGAGCGTGCCGCGGTGCATACTATAGTTGGTCTTGGTGGTCTCGGAAAAACAACACTTGCTCAGCTGGTCTTCAATGATGACAGGATAAAGAAGCATTTTGACTTGAAGATTTGGGTTTGTGTCTCTGAGGACTTCAGTCTCAAGAGAATGATCAAGGCTATTTTGGATTCGGCTTCAGTGAGTGTTAGCGGCAATTTGGATATAGATCCACTTCAGAAAAAACTTCAACAGGCACTTCAAGGCAAACGATATTTACTTGTTCTGGACGACATCTGGAGTGAAGATCAAGAGAAGTGGGACAGATTGAAGAATTCACTTGTTGCATGTGGTTCAAAGGTGGGGTCTTCAATTCTTGTTACTACTCGTCTCACAAAGGTTGCATCCATTATGGGTACGCTTCCTCCTCATGACTTGTCTTTTCTGTCTGTTGAAGATTGTTGGTCATTGTTCAAACAACGGGCTTTCGGATTAGATGAAGGGGAAAACGTGGAGCTTGTTGCCATAGGGAAAGAGATTGTGAAAAAGTGTAAAGGGCTAACTCTTGCAGCAAAATCTCTTGGAGGCCTTCTGAGGtttaaaagagaagagagagaatggcTATATGTCAAGGACAATGAGATTTGGACTTTGCCACAAGATGAAAACTCTATCTTACCTGCTCTGAGATTAAGCTACTTGAACTTGCCATTAAAATCAAGGCAGTGTTTTTCTTTTTGTGCTATTTTCCCTAAAGATGCTGAGATTGAAAAGGATGAACTTGTTCATCTCTGGATGGCAAATGGCTTCGTCTCATCTGAAGGAACAATGACAGTTGAAGATGTAGCTGAGGAGATAATTAGTGAACTATGCTGGGCATCATTTTTTCAAGACATTGAAAAAGATTATCTTGGCAAAGTTAGGTGCTTCAAAATACATGATCTACTTCATGACCTCGCTCAATATGTTATGGGTGATGTGTGTTGCACTGTAAATGATGAGATGCCCATTGAACATCCAAAAAGAATTCGCCATCTCACGATGGGGCCATGTGCTCGGAACCAAATCATTTCTGCTTGCACATTTAGATCCTTAAGGACATTTCACTTCCGACAGACAAATTGTGCTTTGGCTTCAACGAAGATATTGGGACCACTTGAATCTTTGCGAGCACTTGATTTGGGGTATGTAAATGTATTAAATATGTTGCATTTTTCACTAATTACTCACTTCAAACATCTAAGGTATCTAAATCTTAGTGGGACTTCAATTCAAACACTTACGGAGTCCACAAGTAGCCTATGCAATTTGCAGGTTTTGAATCTCAGTTATTGTCGAAGCCTCCGGCGGTTGCCCGCCATCTGA